The DNA sequence CACGCGGGAGTGGGGTTCCTGATTGAGCACCATCCCCCGTATCCGGTCATCTATGACGAGAAGCTCATGAATGGCCATCCGTCCCTTGTAGCCCGTGTCATTGCACTGCGGACACCCTTCACCTTTGTACAGCCTGTCTGCGGTAATCTTTCTTTCAGCAAGCGTTTCCTGTTCTACCTTTGTCGGCGTATAGGATGCGGCGCAGGAAGGACAGATCCGGCGCACGAGGCGCTGGCTGACAATACCGCTGAGCGAAGACATGACAAGATAGGGTTCCACTCCCATGTCGACAAGTCGGGGGATCGTGGCAAGGGCGCTGTTCGTATGAATCGTACTGAAAACAAGGTGGCCGGTCAGCGATGCACGTACGGCTATTTCCGCCGTTTCCGTATCCCGGATCTCTCCGACCATAATAACATCCGGATCCTGCCGGAGAATGGAGCGCAGCCCTTTGGCGAAATCCAGGCCGATGGAAGGTTTTACCTGCACCTGGTTGATTCCCGGAAGCTGGTACTCCACCGGATCCTCTGCTGTAATGACGTTTGCTTCTTCTGTATTCCGTCTGTTGAGCGCGGCGTAAAGCGTCGTCGTTTTACCGGAACCGGTCGGCCCGGTGATGAGAATCATGCCGGCCGGGCGGTCGATCAATTTATGGAACGCTTCGGCGTTTGCTTTACTGAAATTCAGTTCTTCCACTTCTTTTACTGCTTCTTCCATATCAAGAATACGGATAACGATCTTCTCGCCAAAGACCGTCGGCATCGTGGAAATACGCAGATCAGCCGGCGTTCCGTCGAGTGTGACTTTCACACGACCGTCCTGGGGGAGCCTCGTTTCCGTAATATTCAAATCGGCCATGATTTTCACCCGGGCGGTAACTGCGTTCTGGTGCTCTTTTGACCAGGCCCTTTCGGTATACATCACCCCGTCAATCCGGGAGCGGAGGACCACTTTTTTCTCGTGGGGATCGATATGAATGTCACTCGCTTTTTTCTTA is a window from the Alkalicoccus halolimnae genome containing:
- a CDS encoding GspE/PulE family protein, encoding MEKRKRLGDILVDSGLVSTNEVETTVRTKGSKKLGEALIEAGLLTEDELLKVLERQLGIPRVHLRSYPIDEKAAKTVTREFAERNQLLILERKGDRLRAAMVDPMDYFVLDDLRMATGFAIEPVIASKKEINDAIETYYNRHVADLQAVGEEQGTADNMIADDESEAPIIRMVNQALITGLKKKASDIHIDPHEKKVVLRSRIDGVMYTERAWSKEHQNAVTARVKIMADLNITETRLPQDGRVKVTLDGTPADLRISTMPTVFGEKIVIRILDMEEAVKEVEELNFSKANAEAFHKLIDRPAGMILITGPTGSGKTTTLYAALNRRNTEEANVITAEDPVEYQLPGINQVQVKPSIGLDFAKGLRSILRQDPDVIMVGEIRDTETAEIAVRASLTGHLVFSTIHTNSALATIPRLVDMGVEPYLVMSSLSGIVSQRLVRRICPSCAASYTPTKVEQETLAERKITADRLYKGEGCPQCNDTGYKGRMAIHELLVIDDRIRGMVLNQEPHSRVRDYLQEKGMLFLMDDGFTKVIKGETTMEEIYRVAADDM